One part of the Sphingobacterium sp. LZ7M1 genome encodes these proteins:
- a CDS encoding TlpA disulfide reductase family protein, producing MKTKQMILGISMLALLAVGCSSGTKKEGSADSTVQVDNTEEVQEAKMVGKQNDLKASFTNINGETVALSDLKGKVVVMNFWATWCPPCIAEMPSLQKLHEELKSEKDIVFMAIEVDQDIDKAAKFMAKNKYTLPLYTVGSELPEELMSNSIPMTVILAKNGDIIGKQVGMMDFKSEKLKQGLIDLTKENER from the coding sequence ATGAAAACGAAGCAAATGATTTTGGGAATCTCTATGTTGGCCCTATTGGCAGTTGGATGTAGTTCCGGGACTAAAAAGGAAGGTTCTGCTGATTCAACGGTTCAAGTTGATAACACGGAAGAAGTCCAAGAAGCGAAAATGGTCGGCAAACAAAATGACCTGAAAGCAAGTTTTACCAATATCAACGGTGAAACTGTTGCATTGAGCGATCTTAAGGGAAAGGTTGTTGTCATGAACTTCTGGGCAACATGGTGTCCGCCATGCATTGCAGAAATGCCTTCCCTGCAAAAATTGCATGAGGAATTGAAATCTGAAAAGGATATCGTCTTTATGGCCATTGAAGTGGATCAGGATATTGATAAGGCGGCCAAATTTATGGCCAAGAACAAATATACCTTGCCCTTGTACACCGTTGGGTCGGAACTCCCAGAGGAGTTAATGTCCAATTCCATTCCAATGACTGTAATCCTTGCCAAAAATGGAGACATTATCGGCAAGCAGGTCGGTATGATGGATTTCAAGTCCGAGAAACTTAAACAAGGATTAATCGATCTTACAAAAGAAAACGAAAGATAA
- a CDS encoding DsrE family protein, which translates to MKYIIIMMLLAGLHGDDAFAQSREELIAKNQQYTGADTQKEKYKAVYQLDTDNPDIVKKAFRNINNLLKDPRLSGKLEVELVTFSGGTEVMRKDNQYEEQLLGLIEKGVRVVQCLNSLEERGYKKDELFDFIGYTPSGNGELVILNNEGWTVIKP; encoded by the coding sequence ATGAAATACATAATAATTATGATGCTACTCGCTGGATTACATGGAGATGATGCCTTCGCGCAATCACGTGAAGAACTGATCGCAAAAAATCAACAATATACAGGTGCAGATACTCAAAAAGAGAAATATAAAGCCGTGTATCAATTGGATACCGATAATCCTGATATCGTAAAGAAAGCGTTCAGAAACATCAATAACCTTCTCAAAGATCCACGTTTAAGTGGCAAACTGGAAGTCGAACTGGTGACCTTTTCCGGAGGTACGGAAGTGATGCGCAAAGACAATCAATACGAAGAACAGCTTTTGGGACTTATTGAAAAAGGAGTACGGGTGGTTCAATGCCTGAATTCTCTTGAAGAAAGAGGGTATAAAAAGGACGAACTCTTTGACTTTATTGGATACACCCCAAGTGGCAATGGAGAACTCGTGATCTTAAATAATGAGGGCTGGACAGTGATCAAGCCTTAA